One window of the Anopheles cruzii chromosome 2, idAnoCruzAS_RS32_06, whole genome shotgun sequence genome contains the following:
- the LOC128278797 gene encoding uncharacterized protein LOC128278797: protein METERKISQARFELQAVACKPTGNAEERYRVLEAKDRYLRLTIPRPTDIRKAKSIQGTCPDMCPEKERYLREWKGLVSSYEKLLFAPGQAVQIDHDKAIKQYSRSSADQELPLPHELRTEQALGRTMRFLLEHLADRCDEEPEGTNVSDWYHYIWDRTRGVRKDITQQDLCTPGVVELMEQCTRFHIHCAARLVAEDPSVFDQKINTENMTKCLQTLKYMYTDLAAQGARSPNEAEFRAYMVLLYLNDGNFLWELRQHAASGIVHSPEVQFALTVYFALDQNNHVRFFELVRSTTYMNACLLLRYFTQMRLKALDVLRKAYAVRSMAEFSVQRLTEMLCFESETELVAFCEHYGIAVDRASGIVQLESRHLYHPDTPYPARREMLLVESKRTGQTVGDAICGAPLATWCARYPCQPVYDSFDQEGYLLDELLQDVMSTSESQGANQAEQNKPTSNGITSRIDLPQKMQMVHEAANGTPTTDIRGNGNHSSSERQESQHQRDEHVFKVPSSIISFPRVRTPSLSPPLPGSRVALPAIRPINLHPTSPSNTSMAHAPATPEPPFVMHQASTFTPIGDRNSSCSAVTMPYLSPPNDHSIKAAGQKRTFFGATIPVQQPPAQNETAPERNIFTSHNSASVWTANSSGSIFGSVPYGEDKQFPSSQTASTASNEQSGIFEKSLPRNEFKNHVSDEDKFVSLDGPFKTHQGATDTDEDEMDEQDYDEDLQPEEDTDAYDVVDWNAEEDADEDEYEKEWSDQDESEDVESHTTEREERDSPIDDTAMDMSVERIFNRLVDDEVTVLAEQVTERCRHQQQCAEKLLLELTNELLKEHVASVVPSELQRMQKTTALHNAQLVLKYCKRWKKRAVFLRKQRSLMESVTPVFGPEPVIMVGAERVQEVLSQKVEQPWPSAAKHSKIDPLALLEEATQTTGYFLDSYCSPHFFKIVISVPDTGIDREANLWQRWLLERVFDAPEETRSRGCFYLATRNHTEPLPGVAVCMRLMCGTNVVDTTVTNGAKALDRSNGVLFVVAENRLEEARQRLRYIVASQSYKCPPRGTQPPPLVVFFQRLTDGPSPNAEQLWRDFAPDGPTFADLQQLERKVYVFRQDTFQPALRHGLRFLVGCYKRQRIRLGRSKQYLEMLPTDEFLQRYLIDDYWTRVKEHVQQLDHLTNGKYRPPVNGHVASYNAAIEQTCGLVVNRDVNELYHLPEEFDQLAETSGQSSSYCLRHEHCFPRRWRTTLADTASVCRLKTLFEGLRLINLPEPLIQTMNQNAHNKAHGGPLASKQGAPPVQDKLREYLLMYPTLRTIPELKRKELAKNLTDSFCAFWGCSFAWIPFLHMIAAALVESASTRLGTGPDMAPPNVFYCLDEFDRCLATLPVDQLVKEGHLNGTLHQPQWMAQSSTANCSPGEAKSQPTRKYRLRYGKAVDDTPQQPLRKYARMDTSATGAFDDNTEEDDGAEVLDVEAILQRARALLDRMG from the coding sequence ATGGAAACGGAACGCAAGATATCACAAGCGCGGTTCGAGCTGCAAGCGGTAGCCTGTAAGCCGACGGGCAACGCCGAGGAGCGGTACCGCGTGTTGGAAGCGAAGGATCGCTACCTGCGCCTCACGATCCCGCGCCCCACCGATATTCGGAAGGCCAAAAGTATCCAGGGCACGTGCCCGGACATGTGCCCCGAAAAGGAACGTTACTTGCGTGAGTGGAAGGGACTGGTGTCATCGTACGAAAAGCTGCTCTTTGCGCCGGGACAAGCGGTGCAAATCGATCACGACAAAGCGATCAAACAGTACTCGCGGAGCTCTGCGGATCAGGAGCTGCCACTACCGCACGAGCTGCGCACAGAGCAGGCCCTTGGCCGCACGATGCGGTTCCTGCTCGAACACCTGGCGGACCGGTGCGACGAGGAGCCCGAGGGAACGAACGTCAGCGACTGGTATCACTACATCTGGGACAGGACGCGCGGTGTCAGGAAGGACATCACGCAGCAGGATCTCTGCACGCCGGGTGTGGTCGAGCTGATGGAACAGTGCACCCGCTTCCACATTCACTGTGCCGCGCGGCTCGTGGCCGAGGACCCGTCGGTGTTCGATCAGAAGATCAACACGGAAAACATGACCAAGTGCCTGCAAACGCTCAAGTACATGTACACCGATCTGGCCGCACAGGGCGCCCGCAGTCCGAACGAAGCCGAGTTTCGGGCGTACATGGTGCTGCTTTACCTGAACGACGGTAACTTTCTGTGGGAGCTACGCCAGCACGCGGCCAGCGGTATCGTACACTCGCCCGAGGTGCAATTCGCCCTGACCGTGTACTTTGCACTCGATCAGAACAACCACGTGCGCTTTTTTGAGCTCGTCCGCTCGACGACCTACATGAATGCctgtttgctgctgcgctACTTCACACAGATGCGCCTGAAGGCTCTGGACGTGCTCCGGAAAGCGTACGCAGTACGATCGATGGCCGAGTTCAGCGTGCAGCGTCTGACGGAAATGCTCTGCTTCGAGAGTGAAACGGAACTGGTGGCATTCTGTGAGCATTACGGCATCGCAGTCGACCGTGCGAGTGGCATCGTTCAGCTAGAAAGCCGACACCTTTATCATCCCGATACTCCGTATCCAGCGCGTCGCGAAATGCTGCTAGTCGAAAGCAAACGAACCGGCCAAACGGTAGGGGATGCGATCTGTGGGGCACCACTGGCGACGTGGTGCGCCCGCTACCCTTGTCAACCGGTCTACGACAGTTTCGATCAAGAGGGATATTTACTTGACGAGCTACTCCAAGACGTGATGAGTACCAGCGAATCGCAGGGCGCAAATCAGGCCGAGCAGAACAAACCAACCAGTAATGGCATCACCTCGAGGATAGACCTACCAcagaaaatgcaaatggtgCACGAAGCAGCAAATGGTACACCGACAACCGATATTCGGGGAAATGGCAACCATTCATCGTCGGAACGTCAAGAATCGCAGCATCAACGTGATGAACATGTGTTCAAGGTGCCATCATCGATCATCAGCTTCCCTCGAGTACGCACACCATCCCTTAGTCCACCTTTACCGGGGTCTCGAGTGGCACTGCCGGCCATACGGCCGATTAATCTTCACCCGACTTCACCCTCAAACACGTCGATGGCACACGCTCCGGCGACGCCCGAACCTCCTTTCGTGATGCATCAGGCCAGTACTTTCacaccgatcggcgatcgcaacagcagctgcagtGCGGTCACTATGCCGTACCTGAGTCCCCCGAACGACCACTCGATTAAGGCTGCCGGACAGAAGCGCACGTTCTTTGGCGCTACCATACCCGTCCAACAACCACCGGCTCAAAACGAAACAGCACCGGAACGTAACATCTTTACCAGTCATAATTCGGCAAGTGTGTGGACAGCAAACAGCAGTGGCTCTATATTTGGATCGGTACCCTACGGAGAGGACAAGCAATTCCCTAGCAGCCAAACCGCAAGCACCGCCAGCAACGAACAAAGTGGAATCTTCGAAAAAAGCTTACCACGAAACGAGTTCAAGAATCATGTGTCGGATGAGGACAAATTCGTGTCGCTCGACGGACCATTTAAAACGCACCAAGGTGCAACGGACACCGATGAAGACGAGATGGACGAACAGGATTACGATGAGGACCTTCAGCCGGAGGAAGATACAGACGCGTATGACGTTGTGGATTGGAATGCCGAGGAAGATGCGGATGAGGACGAGTACGAGAAGGAATGGAGCGACCAAGATGAGTCGGAGGATGTCGAATCGCACACCACGGAACGTGAAGAGCGTGACTCTCCGATCGACGATACCGCCATGGACATGTCCGTTGAGCGAATCTTCAACCGGTTGGTAGACGACGAAGTGACGGTTCTGGCCGAGCAAGTTACGGAACGGTGCCGCCATCAACAACAGTGCGCCGAGAAGCTACTGCTTGAGCTGACCAACGAGCTGTTGAAGGAACACGTTGCCTCTGTTGTCCCCTCGGAGCTGCAACGAATGCAGAAGACGACAGCGCTGCACAATGCGCAGTTGGTTTTGAAGTACTGCAAACGCTGGAAGAAGCGTGCTGTTTTCCTGCGCAAACAACGTAGCTTGATGGAGTCGGTAACACCGGTTTTTGGCCCCGAACCGGTAATCATGGTAGGAGCGGAACGTGTGCAGGAAGTACTGTCCCAAAAGGTAGAGCAACCGTGGCCTAGTGCTgcgaaacattcgaaaattgaTCCCTTAGCCCTGTTGGAAGAAGCGACCCAAACTACCGGATACTTCCTCGACTCGTACTGCAGTCCGCACTTCTTTAAGATAGTCATTTCGGTGCCAGATACGGGCATCGATCGGGAGGCCAACTTGTGGCAACGCTGGCTGCTGGAAAGAGTTTTCGATGCACCCGAAGAAACCAGATCACGAGGATGCTTTTATTTGGCCACCCGTAACCATACAGAACCGTTACCAGGGGTGGCAGTTTGCATGCGCCTAATGTGCGGCACCAATGTGGTGGACACAACGGTCACGAATGGCGCGAAAGCTCTCGATCGAAGCAACGGAGTGCTGTTTGTAGTCGCTGAAAACCGCCTAGAGGAAGCTCGACAACGGTTGCGGTACATTGTGGCTAGCCAGTCGTACAAGTGTCCCCCACGCGGCACTCAACCTCCTCCGCTAGTGGTCTTTTTCCAACGTTTAACTGATGGCCCGTCACCGAACGCTGAACAGTTGTGGCGTGACTTCGCACCCGATGGACCCACCTTCGCGGATCTACAGCAACTCGAGCGGAAAGTGTACGTGTTTCGGCAGGACACCTTCCAGCCGGCGCTTCGCCACGGTCTACGGTTCTTGGTCGGCTGCTACAAGCGGCAGAGGATTCGGCTGGGACGAAGCAAACAGTACCTTGAAATGCTGCCAACCGACGAGTTCCTGCAACGCTACCTCATAGACGACTACTGGACTCGGGTGAAGGAACACGTGCAACAGCTGGACCACTTGACGAATGGCAAGTATCGGCCACCCGTGAACGGGCACGTCGCGTCCTACAATGCCGCAATCGAGCAGACTTGTGGTCTAGTGGTCAACCGAGACGTCAACGAACTGTACCACCTTCCGGAAGAATTTGACCAGCTTGCAGAGACCAGCGGTCAATCGTCAAGCTACTGCCTGCGACACGAACACTGCTTTCCTCGTCGGTGGCGTACGACCTTAGCCGACACGGCAAGCGTATGTCGGCTAAAAACATTGTTCGAAGGGCTAAGATTGATCAACCTGCCGGAACCACTCATTCAGACGATGAACCAAAACGCGCACAACAAGGCACACGGTGGTCCGCTGGCCTCGAAACAGGGTGCACCACCGGTGCAGGACAAGTTGCGCGAGTATCTGCTAATGTATCCGACCCTACGGACCATCCCGGAACTGAAACGCAAGGAGTTGGCAAAAAACCTTACCGATTCGTTCTGTGCATTCTGGGGCTGCAGTTTCGCTTGGATCCCCTTTTTGCACATGATTGCTGCTGCGCTTGTAGAGTCTGCTTCGACGCGGCTGGGCACCGGTCCGGACATGGCTCCGCCAAACGTTTTTTACTGTCTCGACGAGTTCGACCGGTGTCTCGCAACGCTCCCAGTGGATCAGTTGGTGAAGGAAGGACATTTGAACGGAACGCTTCATCAACCGCAATGGATGGCGCAATCATCAACAGCAAATTGCTCTCCTGGAGAAGCGAAGAGCCAGCCGACACGTAAATACCGATTGCGATATGGTAAAGCCGTAGATGATACGCCACAGCAGCCGCTGCGGAAGTACGCCAGAATGGATACCAGCGCTACGGGTGCGTTTGACGACAATACCGAAGAAGACGACGGCGCTGAAGTCCTGGACGTCGAAGCAATCCTGCAACGGGCGAGGGCGCTGTTGGATAGAATGGGGTAG
- the LOC128278798 gene encoding uncharacterized protein LOC128278798 encodes MLSFQCSRMLVSGQKEDKRSHRRRPIEPVSFTKNMTFYNNEKKAYEKDDHTFRLKQPLDRPLVLIFSWLQATEKHLSKYAEFYLEQGFEVLSVHITPWQLVWPVNGSQKVAADVVKFLLNNDFPEGIVLHGFSVGGYLWGECLVRLNADVAGRRTLEKICGQVWDSLADITEIPVGVPHAVLPRNPTLQGVLRNYINYHLKLFHDEATQYYVKCTQLFHHEPARCPALLLVSKTDPVGTETANRRLCGIWESVGVKTTLKCWDKSPHVGHFHNHRDEYVELLHAHLRSLKLPMYSRKAKL; translated from the exons ATGC TCTCATTTCAGTGTTCCAGAATGCTAGTGTCGGGGCAAAAGGAAGACAAAAGGTCACATCGAAGACGTCCCATCGAACCGGTCAGCTTTACCAAAAACATGACGTTCTATAATAACGAGAAAAAGGCGTACGAAAAGGATGACCACACGTTTAG GCTCAAGCAACCTCTCGATAGACCGCTTGTGTTAATATTCTCATGGTTGCAAGCCACTGAGAAACATCTGTCGAAATACGCCGAGTTTTATCTCGAGCAAGGTTTCGAGGTGCTGAGCGTTCACATTACCCCCTGGCAATTGGTGTGGCCGGTCAATGGTTCGCAAAAGGTGGCAGCCGATGTGGTGAAGTTTCTGTTGAACAACGACTTCCCCGAGGGAATCGTCCTGCACGGGTTCTCGGTCGGTGGCTATCTCTGGGGCGAGTGTCTGGTGAGGCTGAACGCCGatgtcgccggtcgccgaaCGTTGGAGAAAATCTGTGGCCAGGTGTGGGACAGTTTGGCTGATATCACCGAAATTCCGGTCGGTGTGCCACACGCCGTGCTGCCTCGAAATCCCACCCTTCAGGGTGTACTGCGGAACTACATAAA CTACCATCTGAAGCTATTCCATGACGAAGCGACCCAGTACTACGTAAAATGCACGCAACTTTTCCATCATGAACCGGCCCGTTGCCCGGCCCTGTTGCTGGTATCGAAAACCGATCCCGTCGGGACGGAGACGGCCAACCGGAGACTGTGTGGCATTTGGGAATCGGTCGGAGTGAAG ACCACACTCAAGTGTTGGGATAAATCACCTCATGTGGGCCACTTCCACAATCATCGGGACGAGTACGTGGAGTTGCTGCACGCGCACCTGCGCTCACTCAAACTGCCAATGTACAGTCGCAAAGCTAAGCTCTAA
- the LOC128278799 gene encoding zinc finger protein 691-like — protein sequence MDWDIDIFNFDGFDERELDLSIRSILLDEPATMLPVADQTLATAWPSELLTLPTDPSSPLQLQQLPLQSDPYRKPSSCTTSTMMDDLQDSDNDSGHASEVNQSFTDTSLIEDDTLFGDSANDGSDAENDVPSAPFDVAPGAVGDPEASPSSAQVCQVCGQQLSVAAVAGRLPNSVRRCESCRKDHRGVPPPYSCPLCGKQLGSRLGLTCHLRVHTGERPFRCDVCLRTFGLRSTLAAHQKLHGKTGALRCETCGRVFTQPSALSSHRRTCPHPVRPHRCGLCGKEFVRLHALKTHIRSHSNERPFGCEQCDKTFAEKHVLVRHRKTHSGERPFGCGVCGKTFKEKYDATRHSLIHSGQRPHKCAVCSKSFVQSNALAKHRKCHERGGLAVVRKQLWRETVDGAAGDEGVPREVLGLQCC from the exons ATGGACTGGGACATCGACAT CTTCAACTTTGACGGATTTGACGAACGGGAGCTGGACCTCAGCATACGTTCGATTCTGCTGGACGAACCGGCGACGATGCTGCCCGTTGCTGATCAAACACTGGCTACCGCCTGGCCATCGGAACTACTGACCCTTCCGACGGATCCGAGCAGTCCTCTCCAGCTACAGCAGCTTCCGCTTCAGTCGGACCCGTACCGGAAGCCATCGAGCTGCACGAC CAGTACAATGATGGACGATCTGCAGGACAGTGACAACGATTCGGGCCACGCCAGTGAAGTGAACCAATCCTTTACCGACACATCACTGATCGAGGAC GATACTCTGTTCGGTGACTCGGCCAACGACGGTAGCGACGCGGAGAACGATGTCCCCTCGGCGCCCTTCGATGTGGCACCCGGTGCCGTCGGCGATCCGGAAGCTAGCCCAAGCAGCGCTCAAGTTTGCCAGGTGTGTGGCCAACAGCTctcggtcgccgccgtcgcaggACGTCTTCCCAACAGCGTTCGGCGGTGTGAGTCGTGCCGCAAGGATCACCGTGGTGTGCCACCGCCCTATAGCTGTCCGCTCTGTGGCAAGCAGCTGGGCTCACGCCTTGGGCTTACGTGTCACCTGCGGGtgcacaccggcgaaaggccgtTCCGGTGTGACGTCTGCTTGCGCACGTTTGGGCTCCGGTCGACGCTGGCCGCCCACCAGAAGCTGCACGGGAAAACGGGAGCGCTGCGGTGTGAAACGTGTGGCCGCGTGTTCACGCAACCGAGCGCCCTGTccagccaccgccgcaccTGTCCGCACCCGGTACGGCCTCACCGGTGCGGCTTGTGCGGGAAGGAGTTTGTGAGATTGCACGCCCTTAAGACGCACATCCGGAGCCACTCGAACGAGCGGCCGTTCGGGTGTGAGCAGTGTGATAAGACGTTCGCCGAGAAACACGTGCTCGTGCGCCACCGGAAGACGCACAGTGGCGAGCGGCCTTTcgggtgcggtgtgtgcgggaAGACGTTTAAGGAGAAGTATGACGCCACTCGCCACTCACTCATCCACAGTGGCCAGCGGCCCCACAAGTGTGCAGTGTGTTCGAAAAGTTTCGTCCAATCGAATGCCCTCGCCAAACACCGGAAGTGTCACGAGCGGGGCGGGCTGGCGGTAGTGCGGAAGCAGCTCTGGCGGGAAACCGTCGATGGGGCCGCCGGCGACGAAGGAGTGCCGCGGGAAGTGCTTGGTCTCCAGTGTTGCTAA
- the LOC128278318 gene encoding exportin-2: MEINDNNFERLANYLQQTLNPDPEVRRPAERFIESIEVSQNYPILCLNLVGRPQTDMTIRVAAAIAFKNFVKRNWAYHLENDGPDKVSESDRNGIKGMIVPLMLKSPAPVQKQLTDAVSIIGKYDFPLKWPQLIDEMIEKFATGDFHVINGVLQTAHSLFKRYRYEFKSQTLWEEIKFVLDKIAKPLTDLLQATLGLAKAHANNEEGLKVIYSSLVLVCKVFFSLNSQDLPEFFEDNMETWMKAFHGLLTQDVPCLKTGDDEDAGILEQLRSQICQNLCMYAQKYDEEFGPYMPQFVTAVWELLVNTGTQTKYDSLVSYALHFLSTVADRSHYRHLFEDPQVLASICEKVIIPNMDFRMSDEELFEDNPEEYIRRDIEGSDVETRRRAACDLVKTLSQNFESKIIEIFGQYLQVLLAKYAENTSNNWKTKDTAIYLVTSMASKGQTQKHGVTQTSELVPLPQFTQQQIIPELERADVNQLPVLKADALKFIMTFRTILGPQIIVATMPLVAKHLAAGSVVVHTYAACAIDKILTMRSSDKKPIVTKEILAPLSAELITGLFAAFTVQGSNENEYIMKCIMRVLNTLQEASLPFMIVVLPRLTEILAVVSKNPSKPHFNHYLFETLSLSVKLVCKADPNAVSSFEEALFPVFQGILQQDILEFMPYVFQMLSLFLEIREGQTNIPDTYLALFPCLLAPALWERPGNVTPLIRLLCAFVRQASSQIAADGKLNGVLGVFQKMIASKNNDHEGFFLMQNLLLYYPAEELGQSMRQIFSLLFQRLSSSKTTKFVRSFIVFLCLYASRVGPQALILMIESIQAQMFGMVIERVFIPDINKVSGELDQKIVSVGVTKLLCECPEMVSEPYVSYWPQLLQNVVQIFELPPDESAIDGDNFIEIEDVPGYQAAYSQLNFAQSKPVDPLPDICNTRQYLVQNLGRLAQTQAGKVGTLIAALPAAHQEALQKYCAQSGVQIA, translated from the exons ATGGAAATCAACGACAACAACTTTGAGCGATTGGCAAATTATCTGCAACAAACGCTTAATCCCGACCCAGAGGTTCGGCGTCCCG CGGAGCGGTTCATCGAAAGTATCGAAGTCAGCCAAAACTATCCCATCCTCTGTCTGAATCTTGTTGGTCGGCCACAAACGGACATGACGATACGGGTGGCAGCTGCGATTGCTTTCAAAAACTTTGTGAAGCGTAACTGGGCCTACCACCTGGAAAACGACGGTCCGGACAAGGTGTCCGAATCGGATCGCAACGGTATCAAGGGAATGATTGTGCCGTTGATGCTAAAATCGCCCGCGCCCGTCCAGAAGCAGCTCACCGATGCTGTAAGCATTATCGGGAAGTATGACTTCCCGCTCAAGTGGCCACAACTGATCgacgaaatgattgaaaaattcGCCACCGGAGACTTTCACGTGATCAACGGAGTGCTGCAGACGGCTCACTCGCTCTTCAAGCGCTACCGGTACGAGTTTAAGTCGCAAACGCTCTGGGAGGAGATTAAATTTGTGCTGGATAAGATCGCGAAACCTCTGACCGATCTGCTGCAAGCTACTCTGGGTCTAGCGAAGGCGCACGCCAACAACGAGGAGGGCCTGAAAGTGATCTACAGCTCGCTGGTGTTGGTCTGCAAGGTGTTCTTTTCGCTCAATTCGCAAGATTTGCCCGAATTTTTCGAAGACAACATGGAAACGTGGATGAAGGCATTCCATGGACTGCTGACGCAGGATGTTCCGTGCCTAAAgacgggcgacgacgaggatgctGGCATCCTGGAGCAGCTGCGGTCGCAAATCTGCCAGAATCTCTGCATGTACGCCCAGAAGTACGACGAGGAGTTCGGTCCGTACATGCCCCAGTTCGTGACGGCCGTCTGGGAGCTGTTGGTGAACACGGGCACGCAAACGAAGTACGATTCACTCGTCTCGTACGCGCTACACTTCCTCAGCACCGTAGCCGATCGGTCCCACTATCGCCATCTGTTCGAAGATCCGCAGGTGCTGGCGAGCATTTGCGAGAAAGTGATCATACCGAACATGGACTTTCGTATGTCGGACGAAGAGCTGTTCGAGGATAATCCAGAAGAGTACATCCGACGCGATATCGAGGGTTCCGACGTGGAAACGCGACGGCGGGCGGCGTGCGATTTGGTGAAAACATTGTCGCAAAACTTTGAGTCAAAGATTATCGAAATCTTTGGCCAATACCTGCAGGTGCTGTTGGCCAAGTATGCCGAAAATACATCGAACAACTGGAAGACCAAGGATACCGCCATCTATCTCGTCACGTCGATGGCCTCGAAGGGTCAAACGCAGAAGCACGGTGTGACGCAAACGTCCGAGTTGGTTCCCCTGCCACAGTTCACTCAGCAGCAGATCATACCGGAGCTTGAGCGAGCCGATGTGAACCAGTTGCCGGTGCTGAAAGCTGACGCGCTCAAGTTTATCATGACGTTCCGAACGATTCTTGGGCCACAGATTATCGTGGCCACGATGCCACTGGTGGCGAAGCACTTGGCAGCGGGGAGCGTAGTAGTGCACACGTACGCTGCTTGCGCGATCGATAAAATTCTTACAATGCGCAGCTCGGACAAGAAACCGATCGTCACGAAAGAGATTCTAGCACCGTTGAGCGCGGAACTGATCACGGGTCTCTTCGCAGCCTTCACTGTACAAGGCTCGAATGAGAATGAGTACATCATGAAATGTATTATGCGTGTTCTGAACACTCTGCAGGAAGCATCTTTACCATTCATGATCGTTGTGCTGCCACGGTTGACGGAAATTCTGGCCGTCGTTTCGAAGAACCCGTCGAAACCGCACTTCAATCACTATCTCTTCGAGACGCTGTCTCTGTCCGTGAA GTTGGTGTGCAAAGCAGATCCGAACGCCGTTAGTTCCTTCGAGGAAGCactgtttcccgttttccaaGGCATTCTACAGCAGGATATACTGG AATTCATGCCATACGTGTTCCAGATGCTATCACTGTTTTTGGAAATACGTGAAGGTCAAACTAACATTCCTGACACTTATCTTGCGCTGTTTCCTTGCCTTTTGGCGCCCGCGCTATGGGAGCGTCCCGGCAATGTAACACCCCTCATTCGCCTCCTGTGTGCGTTCGTACGGCAAGCCTCATCGCAGATAGCGGCCGACGGCAAGCTGAACGGTGTGCTCGGTGTGTTTCAGAAGATGATTGCCTCGAAGAACAACGATCATGAAGGATTTTTCTTGATGCAAAACTTGCTGCTCTACTACCCGGC TGAAGAGCTCGGCCAGAGTATGCGGCAAATCTTTTCGCTCCTGTTTCAACGGTTAAGTTCCTCGAAGACGACGAAATTCGTACGAAGTTTCATCGTGTTTCTCTGCCTGTATGCGTCGCGCGTTGGTCCGCAGGCGCTGATTCTGATGATCGAAAGCATTCAGGCCCA GATGTTCGGAATGGTGATCGAGCGCGTCTTCATTCCGGACATCAACAAGGTGTCCGGCGAACTCGACCAAAAGATCGTTTCGGTAGGCGTCACCAAGCTGCTGTGCGAGTGCCCGGAGATGGTGAGCGAACCTTACGTCAGTTACTGGCCCCAGCTGTTGCAAAACGTCGTGCAGATTTTCGAACTTCCGCCTGATGAGTCGGCAATCGATGGCGACAATTTCATTGAGATCGAGGACGTTCCCGGCTACCAAGCAGCTTACTCGCAGCTCAACTTTGCCCAATCGAAACCCGTCGATCCGCTGCCGGATATTTGCAACACGCGCCAGTACTTGGTGCAAAATCTTGGCAGGCTGGCGCAAACGCAGGCTGGCAAGGTAGGCACACTGATAGCGGCACTGCCGGCCGCGCACCAGGAAGCACTACAAAAGTACTGCGCCCAGAGCGGAGTACAGATTGCTTAA
- the LOC128277608 gene encoding m7GpppX diphosphatase, whose translation MLKATNQAPSETKNSKSTHREGGNAAVGDSHAQRHRHPEGQQPTDRAGEICYDLAHFRTERVLSNNSTHKSVTLLGHFANLPSPKRHAIVVLEKRAFTEAEVTSSGDASATPTQRDKPPQPDSESENGSKDGEKPVEKTKANSVESERTFFTSASQLEKEFVNDIYGNFLCTVNPALNRLKVTIICPAEEKHVVKYTVQNRFLVEETPDLYKSVTLPHLEQGQLSLEWLYNVLDHHKEKERIVYEDPCNVNGFILLPDLKWDGKTVEQLYLLALVRRRDIRSLRDLTAEHLPLLRNVRSRGISAIEERYGIGADQLRIYLHYQPTFYHLHMHFTYLRHDPPGVGCEKAHLLSSVISNIELLPDYYQRSTLTYALKETDRLYEKLRGQTLEEPVAKRPKTDHSKSE comes from the exons ATGCTGAAAGCAACCAACCAAGCACCGAGCGAAACCAAGAACAGCAAGAGCACGCACCGCGAAGGTGGTAATGCTGCCGTCGGTGATTCACATGCCCAACGTCACCGTCACCCCGAAGGTCAGCAGCCAACAGATCGCGCTGGTGAAATATGTTACGATCTAGCGCACTTTCGTACCGAGCGCGTGTTGAGCAATAATAGCACGCACAAGAGTGTCACTCTGCTGGGCCACTTTGCGAACCTTCCGTCACCGAAGCGGCACGCGATCGTCGTGCTGGAGAAGCGAGCCTTTACAGAGGCCGAGGTAACGTCGTCGGGCGACGCGAGCGCTACGCCAACACAGCGTGATAAGCCACCGCAACCTgacagtgaaagtgaaaacgggAGTAAAGACGGCGAAAAGCCCGTCGAGAAGACAAAGGCCAACAGCGTCGAGAGCGAGCGGACGTTTTTCACGTCAGCATCCCAGTTGGAAAAAGAGTTCGTGAACGACATTTATGGCAACTTTCTGTGCACCGTCAATCCTGCCCTGAATC GTTTAAAAGTGACCATCATCTGCCCAGCTGAGGAGAAGCACGTCGTCAAGTACACGGTACAGAATCGGTTCCTGGTGGAAGAAACGCCCGACTTGTACAAGTCTGTTACCTTACCGCATCTCGAGCAAGGGCAGCTTAGTTTGGAG TGGCTTTACAACGTGCTCGACCACCATAAGGAGAAGGAAAGGATCGTTTACGAGGATCCTTGTAACGTGAACGGTTTCATACTGCTTCCGGATCTGAAATGGGACGGTAAGACGGTCGAACAGCTGTATCTTCTGGCGTTAGTCCGTCGCCGAGACATTCGTTCGTTGCGGGATCTTACCGCCGAACACTTACCGTTGCTCCGTAACGTCCGATCGCGTGGTATTTCCGCGATCGAAGAGCGATACGGTATTGGGGCTGACCAGCTGCGAATCTATCTTCATTACCAACCAACGTTCTACCATTTGCACATGCACTTTACTTACTTACGGCACGATCCACCTGGAGTCGGTTGTGAAAAGGCACACTTGCTTTCGTCGGTTATAAGTAACATTGAATTGCTACCCGATTACTATCAAAGAAGCACTCTTACGTACGCGCTGAAGGAAACGGATAGACTGTACGAAAAACTTCGTGGCCAAACGTTGGAAGAACCGGTGGCAAAGCGCCCAAAAACGGATCATTCCAAGTCGGAGTAA